The DNA window TTGCAAATATTATTTTTACATCTCTCCCCCCAGATATAAAGTTGGCAACATATTGAGGTGAACCCACAGTAGCAGAAAGTGCTATAAGCTGAAAGTTTCCACAGAGCTCCCTCAGCCTCTCAAGACCAACAGTCAGTTGCACACCTCTCTTGGATGTGACCAATTCATGAACTTCATCTATTATCACCCATCTAACATTTCTCAAATTTTCTCTCATCTTTCTTGCAGGCAGTATAGCCTGAAGGGTTTCAGGTGTGATAATCATCATATCATCGGGGAAATCTGTTTGTTTTTTTCTTTCATACTGTGGTGTGTCCCCATGCCTGACTGATATTTCCATTCCAATTTCCTCCCCCCACCACAAGAATCTTTTGAGCAAATCCCTGTTGAGTGATTTAAGCGGTGTTATGTATAGTATACTCACTGGCCTTAGTTTTTCTTTGTTCCTCAACCACATATCAAATACAGGAAGAGAAACTGATTCTGTTTTACCTGAACCCGTCTCTGCAATAACAAGAACATTTTTGCCGGATAATATCTCCGGAATCCCCAATTCCTGGGGTAATGTGGCCTTATCAAATCCCCTTTTATTAAGGGCTTCTTGTATTCTAGGGTCAAGTTTTTTAAAAACCATGGAGAATCACCACTAAACAAGAAAGGAATATATTATATGAAGTCATCATGAGATGTCAATTTAATTGAAGTTATAATATTTAACTATTTAATTCCCCTCTTATCCAAGACCCAATTGACTATATCAATTGCAGAAGAAGATAAATACAAACCTTTTCCCAAGGAAACTTTTTCACCAAACCTCAAAGCGAATTTTTCTTCCTTTTTAGGTAGCCCAACCTGGTCCCCCAGGACAAATATAGGATTTTCATCAAATTCAACTTCCAATATATCCTTCCCTCTCTCTTCTAAAACATAGACCCTCCTCTTTTCTTTTATTAGTTCCTGAAAACTTTTCTTATCTATCTTTATTCCAGGATGTGACCCCCCTGATAATATTTTCTTAATTATCTCCTTCCAACATTCTTCATCTATCCTCGCGTCTCTCAATTCTTTCCCATCAACTTCCAGGTGTAATGGTGGTTTTGGAGGACCATTTAGGATTGCGTGGAAGATATTATCACGGTGTCTATGGGAAGAAAATATGCTCATTATTATACATTGATATACAACATCCATCCTTCCCCCTTCAACTAAATTTGAAAAGTTTGAATCTGTCCTTGCTGTCCTTGAAAATAAAATGAATTCCCTCATAAATAGATTATTGAATGAACAGATTTATTTTTAAATGAACCAATAGATCTAGAATGGTCTCATCTCTCTTCTCATTTTAAATAAAGTTGAAAGATTACCAATTTTTGAAACCAAGTCAGAATAGAACATTTCCATATCCTTCTCATTTAACTTGGCCCTCTGATCAGCTTCTATTAAAACGGAGGGTATTCCATAGCCCGCATGTCCTGATGTTCTTAGTAGAACTGAGGAAATATCATTTGCGACAACTATTGGATTTTCAAAAGATATGAAGTCCACTCTTACTGGCCTGTCAAAATCTGCTGTTCTTATGTAAAATGTGAAAAAATTTTTGCTAAGTTTCTCGAACTCTTTTAGTATCGGGTGAACTTCAGGGTTTGATGAGTAATTGAAAATACAAGTCCTTTCCTGTTTTTTTAAAATGTAAAAAAGGATGTTTGTGTCCCTAGTCTTATCCAATATCTTTTGTAATTCCAAAGATAGATGAGTCCCCATCTTGGACATGATTCTTCTTTTAATTATATCACAAAATTTCATTCCCCTGCTGTCCTCAACTATTCCAGCTATTCTTAACTTATGTTTTTTTATGATTTCAAATAGTTCCTTGTATTTCTCTAACAGATTGTTGTAATATTGTTTTAGTTCTGGATTGTCTGGTTTTGTCACATATGTTGGTATCACAGAGCCATCAAGAAGAACAAAATCCGGTTTTAATTTCTCGGTTGCCTCTATGGTTGTCTGTATCTCCATTATCTGCCTTTCAAAATTGTAATAAAAATTCAACTCAACATCTGAAAAGGGCTCAGATAACATCTTGGGAATTGGTAATGGATTGGAAGAAGGATAATAAGTAACATCTACCAATTTTCCATATTCATAAATAAAATTCACCCCAACAGATCTCATTAGAACAAGGTCCAATCCGTGATAACTGTGCTTAATTATACCACCATCCACCCCAAGAACACTAACTTTTTCTGGAAATTCATCCTCTATTTTGTTTATTATTTGGGGTTCAACTATTTCCTCATTCGGGCCTATGTTAAAATCTTCGTTTATTTTTCTCAAGAATCTGCCTAATTTTATTCTCTTTGTTTCTAAGAAATTTATTCTCTCAATAATCTCCTCTAATCTTTTCTGAAAATCCATGAAGGATATTTGTTTGGAATGGATTTATTGGTTATTATCAAGTTTCTCCTCTAACACCATATCTCTTAACCAAAAGGAAAAAAAGTATGTATATAACTACAAGGAATGCAAATAGAATTGAAGCCGGGATACTGAAATTCTTCATAATTATTTATGGAAAGTATATAAATTAATAACAAAAATAACAAAATTTATTAGGGATTGGAATGAAAGTAAGAGATGCTATGAACCCTAAAGTTGTCGTTGCAACCAAGGATATCTCTATAAAAGAGGTTGCCAGAATAATGGCCAAATACAAGATAGGTTCATTAATAATAGTGGACAAAGAAAAGATGAAAGGTTTGATAAATTATGAAATAGCAGTTGAGAGGGAAAATATAATAGGAGTTATCACAGAAAGTGATATAGTAAGGAAGGTTGTGGCACTTGGGTTGGATTTAACACAAACGAAAGTTGAGGAAGTAATGACAACAAATGTGATCATAGTAAATGCTGATATGGATATAACAGAAGCGTGTCAGATAATGGTGCGAAATAAGATAAAGAGATTACCAGTTATCGATGGTGGAAATCTTGCCGGTATTATAACTACTACAGATATAATATCAGTAGAGCCAAAATTAATCGAAGACCTTGCAAAGGTTATGCTCTTCTCAGAGAGGCAGTTATTTGCAGGTTAATTCCTCAACCAACATTCAGACAGGAGAAGCATATAGAATATTGTCTCCTCTTATCAAAAGAATACTGAATTTTTTCTTGTAGTCCTTCCCCTCTATTTCTGTATCCTCAAGCCAGAGGTTTAGATGTAGATCCAATGCCTTGAGTGATCCTGTTATTTCTTCACCATTCTTCAACTTAACAAAAACCTTCTTTCCCTTTGCTTTGTCCAAAGCGTCTATTGGTCTTTCAGCCATTTTAAACCCCCTCTTGTCTTTTTTAACTTTTTCTATATTTAAAGATTTTTTTATAGTTGATGATTAACATCAACTTTCCACTACTCATTTATTGTTAATAATGTTTTTATATCTTCCTTTTTCTTTTTTCTCTTATTCCTTTGATTTTACTCAAAAGTTTCTTCCATCTCAATTTATCTTTTTCCTTTTTCTTGACCTCATTTCTGCATTCCGTACACAATGGTTTTCTTGAACCTAACCATGTTATTTTTATTAATTTTCCAACTTGATTCACGGGTCTCCCGCACTTTGAGCATTTCTTCTGCATCCAATCAAAAATATGTTTTGTTTTTCATTTTAAAAAATTATTTCATTGTCTTTAGTAAATCAGACTTTGTTATTATACCAACTATTTTATTATTATCACTAACTAGGATTGCTTGTGTGTATTCAAGAAGAGCTCTTGCAACATTAACACTTTCTCCTGCACTTAGGATTGGAAACGGTTTTTCCATTATATCTCTAACTTTTGTTTTCTTCAGATTCTTTTTCATGTTGTCTATTATCGTTTTCTCGGTGATGCTTCCAATTGACATTCCCTTATATATTACGGGGATTTGTGAAATTCCAAATTGAGACATTATTTTTATGATTTCTGATACTTTGACATCTGGCCCAACGGAAATTATATTCCTCTTCATTATCTTCCCGCATTCAATTTCATTTCGACTCTCAAGAATAGATAGTATCTTGTTTATTGTAGATAAAGTGGGATTTACCTTACCATTTTCTATTTTTGCTATGTGAGCCTGAGAGACACCAACAAACTTGGCCAGTTTCTGTTGGGTTATTCCCCTTTCTTCCCTCATTCTCTTTATCATTTCACCCGTTATAACCATGAGTTATATTTATACACATTAATTATAAATAGAAATATATTAACATACTTTATAATAATTGCATGAAATTATCCTTAGAGAAATTAAATAAAGTAGTTCCTGTAGGTAAGCAAAAAGTTGAACTCGTTGAAAGAAAAGGGAAGGGTCACCCTGATTCCTTGACAGATGGGTTGTGCGAAGCTGCTTCTAGGGTTATTTCAGAATATTACATAGAAAAGAAAGGATTCATATGCCACCACAATCTTGACAAAGGCCTTTTAGTGGGAGGTGTTGCAAACCCAACTTTTGGTGGAGGAAAGGTAATAGAACCACCCACTGTAACAGTAGCTGGAACCGCAACTATTTTAGATAGCTTGGATGATTTAAAAAAGATCATATACGAAGAAGTTGACACTTACTTATCCAAACAGCTAAGGTTTATCGATTATTTAAACCCAGAAATTTTCATAAAAATTCATCCGGGGTCTCAGGATCTAGTGGGGTTGTATGAAAGATTTGGTAAGGGAGATATTCCGCTTGCAAATGACACCTCTATAGGTGTTGGATTTGCGCCCTATTCAAAATTGGAAAAAATGGTCCTTGATATTGAGAAATTCTTGAATGATCAAAAGACGAAGAAAAAATATCCATTTATAGGAGAAGATATAAAAGTTATGGGTTATAGAAAGGAGGAGAAAATTACCATAACTTGTGCAATTGCCTGGGTCAGCGAGTTTACAAATAATCTAGAAGAATATTATGAACAAAAAAATAAAGTATTGGATTTAATTAGGAAATTTGGTGATGAAAATACCGAGATATTCATAAATACTGCAGATGAAAAGGATAGCGTATATTTGACTGTTAGTGGAACTTCATGGGAAAATGGAGACGATGGACAAGTTGGAAGAGGCAATAGGATTAATGGCTTGATAACTCCTTGCAGGCCTATGTCTCTTGAAGCTGCTGCCGGAAAGAATTCTGTTTCTCATGTGGGGAAAATATACAATTTCAAGGCTATGGAAATAGCCCAGAAGATACAAGAAGAGTTCAAACCAGAAGAGGTTTCTGTTCAATTACTATCCCAGATAGGTAAACCACTGAACCAGCCTTATGTTGGGATAAAATACATTTCAGACAAAAATATAAAAGAATCAGACATAGAGAATATCATAGAAGATAGTCTTTCCCAGAAAGGATTGGAAGAATTAAGAGAAAAAATACTAAGAGGAGAATTATCTGTTTTTTGAAAAGATATTTAAATATAACACCACAAAATTAGTATAAGGTGCTATTAGTGTTAGGTGAATGTTTTAATTTGGCCTAACTTATTCTGGATTTGTTTAGTTAAATTTAGGAGGTGTTCAGTTGATGAAATTAGATAGAATAGAGGAGATACTAGAGGGTAGAAAAAAAGGAACTGTGAGAATAGGGGGCTGGGTCGAGAATTTTAGATCAAGTGGAGGGGTAATGTTTCTTGTAATAAGAGATGGTTCGGGATTTATTCAGGCTACTGTACACAAGGAGGATGTGGATGAAAAAACATTCAAGGAAGTTGATAAAATCACTCAGGAATCATCCTTGATTATCGAGGGTGATGTTAGGGAAGATAAAAGGGCTCCCGGTGGATTTGAAATAAGATTGAAAAAGGTTGAGATATTACAAATAGCCGAAGAATATCCATTAGGGAAGAAGGAACATGGCCCTGAATTCTTGTTTGACAATAGGCATCTCTGGTTGAGAAGTAGAAGACAAAATGCAATCCTAAAGATAAGGTCAACAATAATCAAAAGTTCAATTGATTTCCTGGATGAAGAGGGTTTTGTGAGAGTTGATTCTCCAATATTAACACCAGTTTCATGTGAAGATATAGTGACACTTTTTGAAGTTAAATATCCTGGAGGCAAGGTCTATCTCAGCCAGAGTGGCCAGTTGTATAGTGAAGCGTCAATAGCATCATTAGGAAGAGTTTATTGTTTTGGTCCAACATTTAGGGCAGAAAAGTCAAAGACAAGAAAGCATCTGGCAGAATTTTGGATGCTTGAACCAGAAATGGCCTTCTATGATTTTGAAGATAATATAAAATTGCAAGAGGAATTGGTAACAAGGATAGTAAAGGATGTGCTCAGAAAAAACAAGAAAGAATTGGAAGTACTAGGGAGTGATATATCAAAATTAGAAAAAATAGAACCCCCTTTCCCTAGAATAAGTTATAAGGAAGCAATAGAATTGCTACAAAAAAATGGGTTTAAAATAAAATATGGAGAAGATTTTGGAGCACCTCAGGAAAGGTTTATTTCACAACAATTTGATAAACCAATAATAATACACAGGTTTCCCGCAGCCATAAAAGCATTTTATATGGAACCTGATCCAGAGAACCCAGAATTAACACTTTCAGATGATATAATAGCTCCAGGTGGATATGGAGAAATAATTAGTGGCAGCCAGAGAATAAGTGATTTAAAATTGTTAGAAAAGAAAATAAAAGATTTCAAATTGAAAAAGGAAAACTACCAATGGTATCTTGATCTGAGAAGATATGGAGCAGTACCACATTCGGGATTTGGAATAGGTCTAGAAAGAGTTTTGATGTGGATTTGTGGTTTGGAAACGATAAAAGAAGCAATACCATTTCCAAGAACTATGGGGAGAATGAAACCTTAATAAATTGATTTTTCAATTTTTTTAGAGTGCTCCGGTAGCTCAGTGGTAGAGCAGTTGGCTGTTAACCAAAAGGCCGTCGGTTCGAATCCGACCCGGGGCGTTTTTTTTATATTTGGTAGAAAAGTTAGGGTTAAAAGTTTTTAATACCACTAATAAATCAGATGAGAATGGGAGAGTTTGGTCCAGAAGACAGAATGTTAAACTATCTTAAAGGTCTTTATCAAAATGGAAATAAACCACCATCTTATCAGGATCTTCAAGAATATGTGAGGGAGATTCTATTAGCTTTTTGTGATTGGAATGAAGGAGAAACTAGAAGATTGTATGAGCAAATAACTCAAAATTGGAGAAGATGAGAATATTGATCACAAAGAAGGAAATTTTCAAATAATAGACAATTTACCAAACAAACTTTAATGGGCCTTTAAATTTTGGAAACAATACTATTTGTATGAAAAAATTAGTAATAATATCTTTAATTTTATTGATTCTCATTTCTGGGTGTATAGAAAGAAGAGAAGGGGAAAAGATATATATCTTGACAAAAATGGGTAAAGTAAAAGTGATGGTGGAAACAGCAAAAACACCAAAAGAACACGAGAGAGGTTTGATGTTCAGGGAAAATTTGGAAGAAAATTCAGGAATGTTATTTATTTTCCCAAGAGAGGAAAGAAAGTCTTTTTGGATGAAAAATACTTTGATACCCTTGGATATGATTTTCATTTATTCAAATGGAACCATAAATGAAATAAAACAAAATGTTCAACCATGCAAAGAGGACCCATGCCCAACCTATCCAAGCAAACACCCAAGCAAGTATGTATTGGAAGTCAATGGTGGTTTTTGCGAGAGAAAAGGTATAAAAGTTGGTGATTTTGTTGATTTTAGTAATTTAAATGATTTGGAATAATTAATAAATGGGCCTGTAGCAGAGCTTGGATAATGCGCCTCGCTTCGGACGAGGAGATCCTGGGTTCGAATCCCAGCGGGCCCATAAATAAAATAAATAACTTTATAAAAAATCCAAAAATAACCCAAGATTTCAATTAAATAAAAAATTAGTACAAGCAACTCTTAGTTATTTTAATCGATTTTTAAAAAATTTCTTTGTCATCCCAATTAACCATTTAAGATGCAATAAAACATGAATGAATGATAGTAAAATCATAAATAAACCAGAATAT is part of the Candidatus Aenigmatarchaeota archaeon genome and encodes:
- a CDS encoding DEAD/DEAH box helicase translates to MVFKKLDPRIQEALNKRGFDKATLPQELGIPEILSGKNVLVIAETGSGKTESVSLPVFDMWLRNKEKLRPVSILYITPLKSLNRDLLKRFLWWGEEIGMEISVRHGDTPQYERKKQTDFPDDMMIITPETLQAILPARKMRENLRNVRWVIIDEVHELVTSKRGVQLTVGLERLRELCGNFQLIALSATVGSPQYVANFISGGRDVKIIFANTGKKIDIKVINPEPNEEDQILSEEILSSLETSARLRTVHELIKKHTSTLVFTNTRDFAEILTSRLKQIYPDTLIENHHSSLSRNVRVEVEEKFRNQEIRGIVATSSLELGIDIGSIDFVLQYMSPRQVSKLLQRVGRAGHTLDKKSEGVIITTDLDDIFESAVIARQALSGEIEPLES
- a CDS encoding DUF192 domain-containing protein — encoded protein: MKKLVIISLILLILISGCIERREGEKIYILTKMGKVKVMVETAKTPKEHERGLMFRENLEENSGMLFIFPREERKSFWMKNTLIPLDMIFIYSNGTINEIKQNVQPCKEDPCPTYPSKHPSKYVLEVNGGFCERKGIKVGDFVDFSNLNDLE
- the trmY gene encoding tRNA (pseudouridine(54)-N(1))-methyltransferase TrmY yields the protein MREFILFSRTARTDSNFSNLVEGGRMDVVYQCIIMSIFSSHRHRDNIFHAILNGPPKPPLHLEVDGKELRDARIDEECWKEIIKKILSGGSHPGIKIDKKSFQELIKEKRRVYVLEERGKDILEVEFDENPIFVLGDQVGLPKKEEKFALRFGEKVSLGKGLYLSSSAIDIVNWVLDKRGIK
- a CDS encoding CBS domain-containing protein — translated: MKVRDAMNPKVVVATKDISIKEVARIMAKYKIGSLIIVDKEKMKGLINYEIAVERENIIGVITESDIVRKVVALGLDLTQTKVEEVMTTNVIIVNADMDITEACQIMVRNKIKRLPVIDGGNLAGIITTTDIISVEPKLIEDLAKVMLFSERQLFAG
- the asnS gene encoding asparagine--tRNA ligase: MKLDRIEEILEGRKKGTVRIGGWVENFRSSGGVMFLVIRDGSGFIQATVHKEDVDEKTFKEVDKITQESSLIIEGDVREDKRAPGGFEIRLKKVEILQIAEEYPLGKKEHGPEFLFDNRHLWLRSRRQNAILKIRSTIIKSSIDFLDEEGFVRVDSPILTPVSCEDIVTLFEVKYPGGKVYLSQSGQLYSEASIASLGRVYCFGPTFRAEKSKTRKHLAEFWMLEPEMAFYDFEDNIKLQEELVTRIVKDVLRKNKKELEVLGSDISKLEKIEPPFPRISYKEAIELLQKNGFKIKYGEDFGAPQERFISQQFDKPIIIHRFPAAIKAFYMEPDPENPELTLSDDIIAPGGYGEIISGSQRISDLKLLEKKIKDFKLKKENYQWYLDLRRYGAVPHSGFGIGLERVLMWICGLETIKEAIPFPRTMGRMKP
- a CDS encoding DNA double-strand break repair nuclease NurA, whose translation is MDFQKRLEEIIERINFLETKRIKLGRFLRKINEDFNIGPNEEIVEPQIINKIEDEFPEKVSVLGVDGGIIKHSYHGLDLVLMRSVGVNFIYEYGKLVDVTYYPSSNPLPIPKMLSEPFSDVELNFYYNFERQIMEIQTTIEATEKLKPDFVLLDGSVIPTYVTKPDNPELKQYYNNLLEKYKELFEIIKKHKLRIAGIVEDSRGMKFCDIIKRRIMSKMGTHLSLELQKILDKTRDTNILFYILKKQERTCIFNYSSNPEVHPILKEFEKLSKNFFTFYIRTADFDRPVRVDFISFENPIVVANDISSVLLRTSGHAGYGIPSVLIEADQRAKLNEKDMEMFYSDLVSKIGNLSTLFKMRREMRPF
- a CDS encoding methionine adenosyltransferase; this translates as MKLSLEKLNKVVPVGKQKVELVERKGKGHPDSLTDGLCEAASRVISEYYIEKKGFICHHNLDKGLLVGGVANPTFGGGKVIEPPTVTVAGTATILDSLDDLKKIIYEEVDTYLSKQLRFIDYLNPEIFIKIHPGSQDLVGLYERFGKGDIPLANDTSIGVGFAPYSKLEKMVLDIEKFLNDQKTKKKYPFIGEDIKVMGYRKEEKITITCAIAWVSEFTNNLEEYYEQKNKVLDLIRKFGDENTEIFINTADEKDSVYLTVSGTSWENGDDGQVGRGNRINGLITPCRPMSLEAAAGKNSVSHVGKIYNFKAMEIAQKIQEEFKPEEVSVQLLSQIGKPLNQPYVGIKYISDKNIKESDIENIIEDSLSQKGLEELREKILRGELSVF
- a CDS encoding LSM domain-containing protein, which encodes MAERPIDALDKAKGKKVFVKLKNGEEITGSLKALDLHLNLWLEDTEIEGKDYKKKFSILLIRGDNILYASPV
- a CDS encoding CBS domain-containing protein, producing the protein MIKRMREERGITQQKLAKFVGVSQAHIAKIENGKVNPTLSTINKILSILESRNEIECGKIMKRNIISVGPDVKVSEIIKIMSQFGISQIPVIYKGMSIGSITEKTIIDNMKKNLKKTKVRDIMEKPFPILSAGESVNVARALLEYTQAILVSDNNKIVGIITKSDLLKTMK